Proteins from a single region of Sandaracinaceae bacterium:
- a CDS encoding DUF962 domain-containing protein: MPKRPSNLDEFWPYYLSEHRSATSRKLHFLGTGGFMAAMGVSAAMNPVKFPLAIAAALAIGKHGLEVEREERPLKHVAAMLLLPTLAAPLTFPAGVVFAYGCAWFGHFKVEGNRPATFQYPLMSAASDFRMWGHMALGRLWSGDPLEELNLEEPLLNPAAA; this comes from the coding sequence ATGCCCAAGCGTCCCAGCAACCTCGACGAATTCTGGCCCTACTACCTGTCCGAGCACCGCTCGGCCACGTCCCGCAAGCTGCACTTCCTCGGAACGGGCGGCTTCATGGCGGCCATGGGCGTCAGCGCGGCCATGAACCCGGTCAAGTTCCCCCTGGCCATCGCCGCCGCGTTGGCCATCGGGAAGCACGGGCTCGAGGTGGAGCGCGAGGAGCGTCCGCTCAAGCACGTCGCGGCCATGCTGCTGCTGCCCACGTTGGCGGCGCCGCTCACGTTCCCAGCCGGGGTCGTGTTCGCCTACGGCTGCGCGTGGTTCGGGCACTTCAAGGTGGAGGGCAACCGGCCCGCCACGTTCCAGTACCCGCTCATGTCGGCCGCCAGCGACTTCCGCATGTGGGGGCACATGGCGCTCGGCCGCCTGTGGTCCGGCGACCCCCTCGAGGAGCTGAACCTCGAGGAGCCGCTGCTCAACCCGGCAGCGGCCTGA